In a single window of the Hoyosella subflava DQS3-9A1 genome:
- the glgB gene encoding 1,4-alpha-glucan branching protein GlgB: protein MCDSEVSGSEHPAAPPPEELERLMAGRHSDPHSLLGVHRTARGLLIRALRPYASGVTLEAPGDPWDQTRLDALGDGLFGALLPVDEIGEYWLTATYARERHRGRDGYRRAPTLNHADLAAFAEGIHYQLWRLLGAQPVDGTDSGSPAGVRFSVWAPHAEGVTVTGDFDRWSGRTFPMRLLDAGVWEVLVPGAEIGQLYKFRVHTPDGRVIEKADPMAFATEIPPANASRITASRYLWADSIWMRARKEQAGQSTAPQRPLSVYELHAGSWRKHSDGSCLTYREIAAELIPYVSDAGFTHVEFLPLTEHPFGGSWGYQVSSYYAPTARHGTPDDLRFLIDQLHRAGIGVIFDWVPAHFPRDDWALARFDSTALYEHANPLRGEHPEWGTYIFDWGKPEVRSFLIANALYWLTEFHVDGLRVDAVASMLYLDYSRPPGAWEPNEIGGRENLEAVSFLQQLNCAVEQHAPGAIMIAEDSTTWPKVTRQVALGGLGFTFKWNMRWMNDILHFVARPYADRPPHHSDVTSALMYAWSENYVLPLSHDEVVHGKGTLWSRMPGKDTAKAAGVRALLGHMWAHPGKKLLFMGQEFGQSAEWSEARGLDWFESRDDRTAVGPHTGIAELVRELNRLYRTHPALWERDGTADGFSWIDSSDNSNSVVSYLRHASGGRVIACIVNFSPQMRSGYRVGLPAAGRWREILNTDAEQFGGSGHVNPGYVTAEPEPWNGRQASVVLSLPPLTAMWFRPL from the coding sequence ATGTGCGACAGCGAGGTGAGCGGTTCAGAGCATCCCGCCGCGCCGCCGCCTGAGGAACTCGAACGGCTCATGGCTGGCCGACATAGTGATCCGCACTCACTGCTCGGTGTACACCGCACCGCACGCGGGCTCCTCATCCGCGCACTGAGGCCATACGCATCGGGTGTGACTCTCGAAGCTCCCGGAGACCCCTGGGATCAAACCCGGCTCGACGCTTTAGGAGACGGGCTCTTCGGCGCGCTGCTCCCCGTAGACGAGATCGGCGAATATTGGCTTACCGCCACGTATGCGCGCGAACGCCACCGCGGCCGCGACGGCTACCGCCGTGCGCCCACCCTCAATCACGCGGACCTCGCAGCGTTCGCTGAAGGGATCCACTATCAGCTGTGGCGCCTATTGGGCGCGCAGCCTGTGGACGGTACGGATTCCGGATCTCCCGCCGGAGTGCGATTTTCAGTGTGGGCACCGCACGCGGAAGGCGTCACGGTCACCGGTGATTTCGACCGCTGGTCCGGCCGCACATTCCCGATGCGGCTGCTTGACGCCGGGGTCTGGGAAGTCCTCGTTCCAGGAGCAGAGATCGGGCAACTGTACAAGTTCCGCGTCCACACTCCCGACGGCCGCGTCATCGAAAAAGCCGACCCGATGGCGTTCGCCACGGAGATCCCGCCGGCCAACGCGTCACGCATCACCGCCTCCCGCTATCTCTGGGCCGACTCGATCTGGATGCGGGCACGCAAAGAACAGGCGGGACAGTCAACCGCACCGCAACGGCCACTCAGCGTGTACGAACTGCACGCTGGGTCCTGGCGCAAACACAGTGACGGCAGTTGCCTCACCTACCGCGAGATTGCCGCGGAGCTGATTCCTTATGTCAGCGATGCGGGTTTCACCCACGTTGAGTTTCTGCCGTTGACCGAACACCCCTTCGGCGGGTCCTGGGGATACCAGGTGAGTTCCTACTACGCTCCCACCGCGCGTCATGGCACTCCCGACGACCTGAGATTCCTGATCGACCAGCTCCACCGTGCCGGAATCGGCGTCATCTTTGACTGGGTTCCCGCGCACTTCCCGCGCGATGACTGGGCGCTGGCTCGTTTCGACTCAACCGCCCTCTACGAGCACGCCAATCCGCTGCGCGGTGAGCACCCGGAATGGGGCACCTACATCTTCGACTGGGGCAAACCCGAGGTTCGCAGTTTCCTGATCGCCAACGCGCTGTACTGGCTGACCGAGTTCCACGTGGATGGCCTTCGTGTCGACGCTGTTGCCTCAATGCTGTATCTCGACTACTCGCGGCCTCCCGGCGCTTGGGAACCCAACGAAATTGGTGGCCGCGAAAACCTCGAGGCGGTCAGTTTCCTGCAGCAACTTAACTGTGCGGTCGAGCAGCATGCGCCGGGTGCGATCATGATCGCCGAGGACTCGACTACCTGGCCCAAGGTGACGCGGCAGGTGGCGCTGGGCGGGCTAGGTTTCACGTTCAAATGGAATATGCGCTGGATGAATGACATTCTGCACTTCGTCGCAAGGCCATACGCCGACCGGCCGCCGCACCACAGCGACGTCACTTCCGCGCTGATGTACGCCTGGTCGGAGAACTACGTTCTGCCGCTCAGCCACGACGAGGTCGTTCACGGCAAGGGAACGTTGTGGTCACGTATGCCCGGAAAGGACACGGCTAAAGCGGCGGGCGTGCGCGCGCTCCTCGGTCACATGTGGGCGCATCCGGGTAAGAAGCTTCTTTTCATGGGACAGGAGTTCGGTCAGTCGGCGGAATGGAGCGAAGCGCGCGGGCTTGACTGGTTCGAAAGCCGTGATGACCGCACCGCCGTTGGCCCGCACACTGGCATCGCCGAACTCGTCCGCGAACTCAACCGGCTGTACCGGACTCACCCCGCACTGTGGGAACGTGACGGAACGGCTGACGGATTCTCCTGGATCGACTCGAGCGACAACAGCAACAGTGTGGTGTCCTATCTCCGGCACGCCTCGGGCGGCCGTGTCATCGCCTGCATCGTCAATTTCTCCCCGCAGATGAGAAGCGGCTACCGTGTTGGGCTCCCTGCTGCCGGAAGGTGGCGAGAAATCCTGAACACCGACGCTGAACAGTTCGGGGGCTCAGGACACGTGAACCCCGGTTACGTCACGGCAGAACCTGAGCCCTGGAATGGGCGGCAAGCCTCCGTTGTGCTGTCGCTGCCGCCACTGACTGCCATGTGGTTCAGGCCGCTGTGA
- a CDS encoding neutral zinc metallopeptidase: protein MRTHRKHASGTLAFLVVVLALVAACSQRADVGAGGSTDGPNGLRDGAPPPSVRAFGGAQTDTDLIAMSALSDLNEFWTGEFRSVSPRPFTPLTLFLSWDAAAAMPDSGIFCEITTSGLENAAYCPIDNSIGWDRGVLLPYVEQHFGQLGVATIMAHEFGHAISAQTGFLDDNRELRGYPLLVWEQQADCYAGVYLRHVTDGTSRWFTLNTGEGLSTVLAAMVAIRDHDLTAPDTGHGSGFDRVTALQLGFTEGAERCNLIGADELEQRRTMLPHEFAGPHDTGDLPVTEGTVRLVADSFLELFPADAPPALTFDQETRGCSEGTYPVNYCPAHRSVEIDLDALSARGQPALAPGPFPTAIRGDFTAFSIVASRLAVASLHERGLPIQGPSAALAAACMTGAWAGQAAHASVGRIYLSPGDLDEALSELLTHDLIASDVEGSATASGFARVEAFRSGIMDGPDSCSSQ, encoded by the coding sequence GTGAGAACCCACCGAAAACATGCGTCGGGGACACTCGCGTTCCTCGTCGTTGTGCTCGCACTAGTCGCAGCATGCTCCCAGCGAGCTGATGTCGGCGCGGGCGGCAGCACCGACGGACCGAACGGGCTTCGGGATGGAGCTCCGCCACCCTCCGTCAGAGCTTTCGGTGGCGCACAGACTGACACTGACCTGATCGCGATGAGCGCACTGAGTGACCTGAACGAATTCTGGACCGGAGAATTCAGATCGGTCTCCCCGCGTCCCTTCACACCGTTGACGCTCTTCCTGTCGTGGGACGCTGCCGCTGCGATGCCAGACAGTGGGATCTTCTGCGAAATCACCACCTCTGGCCTCGAGAATGCCGCGTACTGTCCAATCGACAATTCAATCGGCTGGGACCGCGGGGTCCTGCTGCCTTATGTTGAGCAGCATTTCGGTCAGCTCGGGGTCGCCACCATCATGGCTCATGAGTTCGGCCACGCGATTTCGGCACAGACGGGCTTTCTCGACGACAACCGGGAACTACGCGGCTACCCGCTGCTCGTATGGGAACAGCAAGCTGATTGCTATGCAGGGGTTTACCTTCGCCATGTGACGGACGGGACCTCCCGCTGGTTCACGCTCAACACTGGAGAGGGGCTGAGCACGGTGCTCGCAGCGATGGTCGCGATCCGGGACCACGACCTCACCGCACCGGATACTGGGCACGGGTCCGGTTTCGATCGGGTTACCGCACTTCAGCTCGGTTTCACCGAGGGGGCTGAGCGGTGCAATCTCATCGGTGCGGATGAACTCGAGCAGCGGCGGACAATGCTGCCGCACGAATTCGCTGGCCCACACGACACGGGAGATCTGCCGGTAACAGAGGGCACTGTCCGGCTCGTCGCTGATTCGTTTCTCGAACTTTTCCCCGCTGACGCGCCGCCCGCGCTCACGTTTGATCAGGAGACTCGCGGATGCTCCGAAGGGACCTATCCCGTCAACTACTGCCCTGCACACCGTAGTGTCGAAATCGATCTGGACGCCCTCAGCGCACGGGGCCAGCCGGCGTTGGCGCCTGGCCCGTTCCCCACCGCTATCCGCGGCGATTTCACTGCGTTCAGCATCGTTGCCTCCCGGCTGGCGGTCGCCAGCCTGCACGAGCGTGGCCTGCCAATCCAGGGCCCGAGCGCCGCGCTCGCAGCCGCATGTATGACTGGGGCCTGGGCTGGGCAGGCCGCCCACGCTTCCGTGGGGCGGATCTATCTCTCCCCCGGCGATCTCGACGAAGCGCTCAGTGAACTGCTGACACACGACCTCATCGCCAGCGATGTGGAGGGCTCAGCGACGGCCAGTGGGTTCGCCCGTGTGGAAGCCTTCCGCAGCGGCATCATGGATGGACCGGACTCGTGCTCGAGTCAGTAG
- a CDS encoding tetratricopeptide repeat protein → MTRPGPQSASAASRAGSFPSSLAGAVDLAALKERAAQKASPTQQNSARPAPGDGPSLITDVTEQTFESEVIERSNRVLVVVDLWATWAEPCKELSPILEQLASEANGKWVLARIDVDANPRIAQAFGVQSVPTVVAIAGGQPVHAFAGMQSEPQIRQWLGELLKAVEGKLPGEARQDADAVAEPPRDPRIEAAEDALQNGDFAAAEAAYAQILNDEPRNTEAKAGANHARFLARVQNLSPEAAKIADTNPDDIDAQLDAADFEVVNREPEAAFGRLIGLIRSTAGDDRSRVRERLISLLDLFDPADPLVLAARRDLAAALY, encoded by the coding sequence GTGACTCGACCTGGACCTCAGTCGGCGTCGGCCGCGAGCCGCGCTGGATCCTTCCCAAGTTCACTCGCCGGGGCCGTAGATCTTGCCGCCCTGAAGGAGCGCGCTGCTCAGAAGGCTTCGCCGACACAGCAGAATTCCGCCCGCCCGGCGCCCGGTGACGGCCCCTCGCTGATTACCGACGTCACCGAGCAGACGTTCGAATCCGAAGTGATCGAGCGCTCAAACCGGGTACTCGTCGTCGTCGACTTGTGGGCCACGTGGGCTGAACCGTGCAAAGAGCTTTCACCAATCCTGGAGCAGCTCGCGAGCGAGGCCAACGGCAAGTGGGTGCTCGCGCGGATTGACGTTGATGCGAACCCGCGCATAGCTCAGGCATTCGGTGTGCAGTCGGTACCGACCGTGGTTGCGATCGCTGGCGGGCAGCCGGTGCACGCGTTCGCAGGAATGCAGTCGGAGCCGCAGATCAGGCAGTGGCTCGGTGAGTTGCTGAAGGCAGTCGAAGGCAAGCTGCCAGGGGAGGCGCGGCAAGACGCCGATGCTGTCGCTGAGCCTCCGCGTGACCCGCGGATCGAAGCCGCGGAAGATGCGCTTCAGAATGGTGACTTCGCGGCAGCTGAAGCTGCCTACGCGCAGATCCTGAATGATGAGCCGCGAAACACCGAGGCCAAGGCCGGCGCGAACCATGCACGTTTCCTCGCAAGGGTGCAGAATCTTTCGCCCGAGGCCGCCAAGATCGCGGATACGAATCCGGACGACATCGACGCTCAGCTCGACGCTGCCGATTTTGAGGTAGTCAACCGCGAGCCAGAAGCGGCATTTGGACGGCTGATCGGCCTCATCAGGTCCACAGCTGGTGATGACCGGTCACGCGTGCGGGAACGTCTGATCTCGCTGCTTGATCTGTTCGATCCCGCTGATCCGCTGGTTCTCGCTGCGCGGCGAGACCTCGCTGCCGCCCTCTACTGA
- a CDS encoding MTH1187 family thiamine-binding protein, with translation MLLAFSVSPAAGDDSGSVSAAVAAAIRVVRESGLPHETTAMFTTIEGEWDEVMAVVKRACDAVGQYSSRTSLVLKADIRPGFTGQLQAKVERVESLLSDSPDQ, from the coding sequence ATGCTGCTCGCATTTAGTGTCAGCCCCGCGGCGGGGGACGACTCCGGCAGTGTGAGTGCGGCAGTGGCTGCGGCTATCCGCGTCGTACGTGAAAGCGGCCTGCCGCATGAGACCACCGCCATGTTCACCACGATCGAAGGAGAATGGGACGAGGTAATGGCGGTGGTGAAGCGTGCTTGCGATGCCGTCGGCCAGTATTCGTCCCGCACTAGCCTGGTGCTCAAAGCCGATATCCGCCCGGGCTTTACTGGTCAACTGCAGGCAAAAGTTGAGCGCGTGGAGTCCCTCCTCTCAGATTCGCCTGACCAGTAG
- a CDS encoding DUF3817 domain-containing protein: MSVMREFFNLSTSAKRFRFIAVTEALTWVGLLVGMFFKHVSQTTEIGVKIFGPIHGLAFALFVVIALATARELRWSWQVTGLALLSSIPPVGTVVFEWWAVRKGHLAELSERYLGSKTQTESVPVP, encoded by the coding sequence ATGTCAGTCATGCGTGAATTCTTCAACCTCAGCACCTCCGCCAAGCGTTTCCGATTCATCGCCGTTACTGAGGCGCTGACCTGGGTAGGCTTGCTTGTCGGCATGTTCTTCAAGCACGTCAGCCAGACGACCGAGATCGGCGTCAAGATCTTCGGCCCGATTCACGGGCTTGCGTTCGCGCTCTTCGTAGTGATCGCGCTGGCGACCGCACGCGAGCTGCGTTGGTCATGGCAAGTGACTGGGCTGGCTCTGCTCTCGAGCATTCCGCCCGTAGGGACTGTCGTTTTCGAATGGTGGGCGGTCCGTAAGGGGCATCTCGCGGAACTGTCTGAGCGCTACCTGGGGTCGAAAACCCAGACGGAGAGTGTGCCCGTTCCGTAG
- a CDS encoding acetyl-CoA C-acetyltransferase, with amino-acid sequence MTSSVIVSGARTPIGRLLGSLKGLSAAELGGVAIKGALEKSGVTPESVQYVILGHVLQAGAGQLPARQAAAAAGIPMTIPSVNVNKVCLSGLNAIAVADQMIRAGEADIIVAGGMESMSNAPHLLLNSREGTKYGDSALIDHMAFDGLRDVFTKEAMGALTEKRNDSDAVSREEQDEFAATSHQRAARAWKDGLYDNEVVPVPVPQRKGDPVEFRADEGVRGDTTAESLGRLRPAFRKDGTVTAGNASQISDGAAAVVAMSRAKAESLGLEWLAEIGPHGMSAGPDSTLQSQPSMSIRNACEKAGLTASELDLIEINEAFAAVGIVSGRELGVTSERINVNGGAISLGHPLGMSGTRIVLHLALELQRRGGGVGAAGLCGGGGQGDALIVRVPKR; translated from the coding sequence ATGACGTCGTCGGTCATCGTATCGGGTGCGCGTACACCAATTGGCCGTCTGCTTGGTTCGCTCAAGGGGCTCTCTGCAGCGGAACTCGGCGGTGTCGCGATCAAAGGCGCGCTGGAAAAGTCGGGTGTGACACCGGAGTCCGTGCAGTACGTGATTCTCGGTCACGTACTGCAGGCAGGTGCGGGACAGCTTCCGGCACGGCAGGCAGCTGCGGCGGCAGGAATCCCGATGACAATCCCCTCCGTCAACGTGAACAAGGTGTGCCTGTCAGGTCTCAACGCCATCGCGGTCGCCGACCAGATGATCCGCGCTGGCGAGGCTGACATCATCGTCGCGGGTGGCATGGAGTCGATGAGCAATGCGCCCCACCTGCTTCTGAACAGCAGGGAGGGCACCAAATACGGGGATTCCGCACTCATCGACCACATGGCCTTCGACGGACTGCGCGACGTATTTACCAAGGAAGCAATGGGTGCGCTGACCGAGAAGCGCAACGACAGCGACGCGGTCAGTCGCGAGGAGCAGGACGAGTTTGCCGCGACTTCGCATCAGCGTGCGGCGCGGGCGTGGAAAGACGGCCTGTACGACAATGAGGTCGTGCCCGTTCCGGTCCCGCAGCGCAAGGGCGACCCTGTCGAGTTCCGGGCTGATGAGGGCGTGCGTGGCGACACGACTGCGGAATCACTCGGAAGGCTGCGCCCCGCGTTCCGCAAGGACGGCACAGTGACCGCGGGGAACGCCTCGCAAATCTCTGACGGCGCTGCTGCGGTGGTGGCCATGAGCCGGGCGAAGGCCGAGTCGCTGGGACTTGAGTGGCTCGCGGAGATCGGCCCGCACGGGATGTCTGCTGGGCCTGACTCCACGCTGCAGTCGCAGCCTTCGATGTCGATCCGGAACGCCTGTGAGAAGGCGGGTCTTACCGCATCAGAGCTGGATCTGATCGAGATCAACGAAGCCTTCGCGGCGGTCGGAATCGTCTCTGGGCGCGAACTGGGTGTCACATCCGAACGGATCAACGTCAACGGCGGTGCGATTTCGCTGGGCCATCCGCTGGGCATGTCGGGTACGAGGATTGTCCTGCACCTAGCGCTCGAACTGCAGCGCCGAGGTGGGGGTGTGGGTGCCGCCGGTCTCTGCGGCGGCGGCGGCCAGGGCGACGCGCTCATCGTCCGCGTCCCCAAGCGTTAA
- the mce gene encoding methylmalonyl-CoA epimerase, with amino-acid sequence MSTAEISELITQIDHVGIAVADLDAAIDWYGASFGLVVSHRETNESQGVEEAMLVPANSAQGAATSTALQLLSPLTDESTIRRFLDRNGPGMQQLAYRVTDLDAAAEHFRAKGIRLLYDEPRRGTADSRINFLHPKDAGGVLVELVEPAHGAPNH; translated from the coding sequence ATGTCCACCGCTGAAATCTCTGAGCTCATCACGCAGATCGACCACGTCGGCATCGCTGTTGCCGACCTCGATGCAGCCATCGACTGGTACGGGGCTTCGTTCGGCCTGGTTGTTTCACACCGGGAAACCAATGAATCCCAGGGCGTTGAGGAAGCGATGCTCGTGCCAGCGAACTCGGCGCAAGGCGCAGCCACCTCGACAGCCCTTCAGCTTCTCTCCCCGCTAACCGACGAATCCACCATCAGACGCTTCCTCGATCGCAACGGCCCAGGTATGCAGCAGCTCGCCTACCGCGTCACCGACCTGGATGCCGCTGCCGAACATTTCCGGGCGAAGGGCATCCGGCTGCTTTACGACGAGCCGCGCCGCGGTACAGCTGACTCACGTATCAATTTCCTGCATCCCAAGGACGCTGGCGGAGTTCTGGTCGAACTAGTCGAACCCGCGCACGGCGCGCCGAACCATTAA
- a CDS encoding coiled-coil domain-containing protein: MARLTDVTPQSTMFSIAMRGYDRAEVHEQLSRLDAEIRVTAADRDAIAAQANDLADQLDEARADIQALREEVDQLVTTPTSAADVSDRIARMLRLAADEAAETRADAQAEAAEIVSVAEQNANELETRQNREYEEWTQRRARLEAEQKETLARARTEAERIVEGAEAKRRQIEAETAAQQRQEQDDFNTTMAEKRTNALREIEELRDRARKDAERIVKEAQADADNRVRTASQQANDRISYASKLAEDLGAARDHLLSQIIKVREQFDSFPSLLNQTDEERDLLDDSARTTSANKREIASLQNNGRKNPEQAPRSSSESQHS; this comes from the coding sequence ATGGCGCGATTGACCGACGTGACACCACAAAGCACGATGTTCAGCATCGCAATGCGCGGTTACGACCGCGCCGAAGTTCACGAGCAGCTCAGCAGGCTTGACGCGGAAATCCGCGTCACTGCAGCTGACCGCGACGCGATCGCCGCGCAGGCAAACGACCTAGCCGACCAACTCGATGAGGCACGCGCTGACATACAGGCGCTACGCGAGGAGGTGGACCAGCTTGTCACCACGCCAACGTCCGCCGCCGACGTCAGCGACCGTATCGCCAGAATGCTGCGGCTCGCAGCTGATGAAGCCGCCGAGACACGCGCTGATGCACAGGCGGAAGCGGCCGAAATTGTCTCGGTGGCCGAGCAGAACGCCAACGAACTCGAGACTCGCCAGAACCGCGAGTACGAGGAGTGGACCCAGCGCCGTGCGCGCCTAGAGGCTGAGCAGAAGGAAACACTCGCGCGGGCGCGGACGGAGGCAGAACGCATCGTTGAGGGTGCGGAAGCCAAACGTCGCCAGATCGAGGCGGAGACAGCCGCTCAGCAGCGTCAGGAACAGGACGACTTCAACACGACGATGGCGGAAAAGCGGACGAACGCGCTGCGCGAGATCGAGGAACTTCGCGACCGGGCACGCAAGGACGCTGAACGAATTGTCAAGGAAGCACAGGCCGATGCAGATAATCGGGTCCGTACCGCCAGCCAGCAGGCGAACGACCGGATTTCCTACGCATCGAAGCTCGCAGAGGATCTCGGCGCCGCGCGTGACCACCTGCTGTCGCAAATCATCAAGGTGCGCGAGCAGTTCGATAGCTTCCCCAGTCTTCTGAACCAGACTGATGAGGAGCGCGACCTGCTGGATGATTCGGCGCGTACGACCTCCGCGAACAAGCGTGAGATCGCTTCTCTGCAGAACAACGGGCGAAAGAACCCCGAGCAGGCCCCGCGGTCTAGCTCGGAGTCGCAGCACTCCTGA
- the tkt gene encoding transketolase: MVATESAEALDELCVNTIRTLSIDAVQAANSGHPGTPMAMAPVAYTLWQQFLRYDPAAPIWPDRDRFVLSVGHASALLYSMLHLSGVRSVNPDYETLGEPAVSIDDLRNFRQLDSKCPGHPEYRWTAGVEATTGPLGTGLATSVGMAIAARWLAAYFNRPGFELFTYNTYALCGDGDLMEGVAAEAASLAGHLELSNLCWIYDSNEISIEGSTELAFTEDVATRFIGHRWRVLRVRDANDAKTLAAAVSDFQGETERPTLIIVDSQIGYGAPTKQGTASAHGEPLGESEAAAAKRFYGWPEDEQFLVPDGVYEHFADGIGARGQQLRNEWEILFDRYRTEYPELAGHLDAMLRRQLPDGWDAEIPEYAADVKGIATRSSSGEVLNAVATKLPWLLGGSADLAPSTKTRLTFDGAGDFSSGDLGGRNLHFGVREFASAAVANGLALAKIRAYWSTFLIFSDFARGAIRLSALMELPVIHIFTHDSIGVGEDGPTHQPVEHLASLRAIPGLDVFRPCDANEVAETWRTVMPLQHEPAAIVLTRQNLPTLDRQRYGAAAGVARGAYILADPPGGEAPDVIVIATGSEVHIAVAAYEQLTTEGARVRVVSMPCQELFDRQPAEYRRMVLPPHITARVAIEKASTFGWDRYTGFEGTIVGMHTFGASAPLKELQTRFGFTPDNLTERIRGYLEPTV; encoded by the coding sequence GTGGTCGCAACAGAATCTGCAGAAGCGCTCGACGAGTTATGCGTGAACACCATCCGGACATTGTCCATTGACGCAGTTCAGGCCGCCAATTCTGGACACCCAGGTACACCGATGGCGATGGCGCCAGTGGCGTACACCCTGTGGCAGCAATTCCTGAGGTACGACCCTGCCGCGCCGATTTGGCCGGACCGGGACCGATTCGTGCTGTCCGTCGGTCACGCATCGGCTCTGCTCTACTCGATGCTTCATTTGTCTGGTGTTCGCTCCGTCAACCCCGACTATGAGACTCTCGGCGAGCCGGCGGTCAGCATCGATGATCTTCGCAACTTCAGGCAGCTGGATTCCAAATGCCCGGGACACCCCGAATACCGCTGGACGGCAGGTGTCGAAGCGACCACCGGCCCACTCGGAACGGGACTTGCCACCAGTGTCGGCATGGCTATCGCGGCCAGATGGCTCGCAGCGTATTTCAATCGGCCCGGATTTGAGCTATTCACCTACAACACCTACGCCCTGTGCGGTGATGGTGACCTGATGGAAGGGGTCGCCGCGGAGGCAGCATCGCTTGCGGGACACCTTGAATTATCGAACCTGTGCTGGATCTACGACAGCAACGAGATCAGTATCGAAGGCAGCACGGAACTTGCGTTCACCGAAGATGTGGCCACCCGCTTCATCGGTCACCGCTGGCGTGTGTTGCGTGTGCGCGATGCCAATGACGCGAAAACCCTGGCTGCGGCGGTGAGTGATTTCCAGGGTGAGACCGAACGGCCCACTCTGATCATTGTTGACAGCCAGATCGGATACGGAGCGCCAACGAAACAGGGAACGGCATCGGCGCACGGTGAACCGTTGGGGGAGTCCGAGGCTGCGGCGGCAAAGCGCTTCTATGGCTGGCCGGAAGATGAGCAATTCCTTGTCCCCGACGGTGTGTATGAGCATTTCGCCGACGGCATCGGTGCCCGTGGACAGCAATTGCGGAACGAGTGGGAGATTCTCTTTGACCGGTACCGCACTGAGTACCCGGAACTTGCTGGCCATCTGGACGCGATGCTGCGCAGGCAACTGCCCGACGGCTGGGACGCGGAGATACCCGAGTACGCAGCCGACGTGAAGGGCATTGCCACACGCAGTTCCTCGGGCGAGGTGCTCAATGCGGTAGCGACAAAGTTGCCATGGCTGCTGGGTGGCTCCGCCGACCTGGCACCGTCGACGAAGACCCGCCTTACGTTCGACGGCGCCGGCGATTTCAGTTCCGGCGACCTCGGGGGCCGGAATCTCCATTTTGGGGTGCGGGAGTTCGCGTCGGCGGCGGTGGCGAACGGGCTTGCGCTCGCGAAAATCCGCGCGTATTGGTCGACGTTCCTCATTTTTTCTGATTTTGCACGGGGTGCGATACGGCTATCCGCGCTGATGGAACTGCCCGTCATCCACATCTTTACGCATGACTCGATCGGGGTAGGTGAAGACGGCCCGACCCATCAGCCTGTGGAGCACCTTGCCTCGCTGCGTGCGATCCCCGGGCTCGATGTGTTCCGGCCGTGCGACGCCAATGAGGTGGCTGAAACATGGCGCACGGTGATGCCGCTGCAGCATGAGCCGGCTGCCATTGTGCTCACCAGGCAGAACCTCCCCACCCTGGACCGTCAGCGATACGGGGCTGCCGCTGGCGTCGCGCGCGGCGCCTACATACTCGCGGACCCTCCAGGTGGCGAAGCCCCTGACGTCATTGTCATCGCGACGGGCAGCGAAGTGCATATCGCTGTCGCTGCGTACGAGCAGCTCACAACCGAAGGAGCGCGAGTCCGAGTGGTGAGCATGCCTTGCCAGGAACTTTTCGATCGGCAGCCCGCTGAATACCGGCGAATGGTCCTTCCGCCTCATATCACCGCGCGTGTCGCGATTGAGAAGGCATCGACGTTCGGCTGGGACCGCTACACAGGATTTGAGGGAACGATAGTCGGCATGCATACCTTCGGGGCCTCTGCTCCCTTGAAGGAGCTGCAGACGAGGTTCGGCTTCACCCCCGATAACCTCACAGAAAGGATTCGCGGATACCTCGAGCCGACGGTGTGA
- the nucS gene encoding endonuclease NucS, which yields MRLVIAHCQVDYVGRLTAHLPMAKRLLMVKSDGSVLVHSDGGSYKPLNWMSPPCWLAEEPDKWVVRNKAGEELIISITEVLHDSSHELGVDPGLVKDGVEAHLQKLLAEHVTTLGDGWTLVRREFPTAIGPVDLMCRDASGASVAVEIKRRGEIDGVEQLTRYIELLNRDPLLAPVRGVYAAQQIKPQARTLAEDRGIRCVVLDYDALRGAESADLRLF from the coding sequence GTGCGTTTAGTGATCGCTCATTGCCAAGTTGACTACGTAGGCCGATTGACGGCGCATCTGCCGATGGCGAAGCGCCTGCTCATGGTGAAGTCGGACGGCTCAGTCCTCGTGCATTCGGATGGCGGTTCGTATAAGCCACTGAACTGGATGTCACCTCCTTGCTGGCTGGCAGAAGAGCCGGACAAGTGGGTGGTGCGCAATAAAGCTGGGGAAGAGTTAATCATCTCGATTACCGAAGTCCTGCACGATTCTAGCCACGAACTGGGCGTAGACCCCGGTTTGGTGAAGGACGGTGTCGAAGCGCACCTGCAGAAGCTGTTGGCCGAACATGTGACGACTCTGGGTGACGGCTGGACTTTGGTGCGCCGCGAGTTCCCGACAGCGATCGGTCCCGTGGACCTAATGTGCCGGGATGCTTCCGGCGCGTCTGTGGCCGTTGAAATCAAACGCCGCGGCGAAATCGACGGTGTCGAGCAGCTCACCCGGTACATCGAACTACTCAACCGAGACCCGCTCCTTGCTCCTGTTCGTGGGGTGTACGCGGCTCAGCAGATCAAGCCGCAAGCACGCACCCTCGCTGAGGATCGCGGTATCCGGTGCGTTGTGCTCGACTACGACGCTCTGCGCGGCGCCGAGTCAGCTGACTTACGGCTCTTCTAG